In Hallerella succinigenes, the following are encoded in one genomic region:
- a CDS encoding DUF3108 domain-containing protein: protein MKRFFLIAWVLAAFSFAEDVVNAPWTKGEKLSYRLSWGFITAGFADMMTLPQKDGSLEFVSIARNNGAFRSIYPVADTIRTLSKGDKFLPETFKKILNEGSYHSTSKILFDRKGKMAVLSDTVFENSKRDEIRRRVDTTVSINGYEHCIISAFYRVRTMDLSGKKDTYFSAVSGKKRYSLRVIIHGKETVETDLGKFDCIKVEPVLGDDGAFKAAGRLFIWLTDDERRLPVLMTVKIPIGSIRGELVQFRQGL from the coding sequence GTGAAACGTTTTTTTCTCATCGCTTGGGTGCTTGCCGCGTTTTCGTTTGCCGAAGACGTGGTGAATGCACCATGGACAAAGGGAGAAAAGCTTTCTTACCGTTTAAGCTGGGGCTTTATCACGGCCGGTTTTGCTGATATGATGACTCTTCCGCAAAAGGATGGAAGTCTGGAATTTGTGAGCATCGCTCGCAACAACGGCGCTTTCCGCTCCATCTATCCGGTGGCAGACACGATTCGAACACTTTCGAAAGGGGATAAGTTTCTCCCTGAAACGTTCAAAAAGATTTTGAACGAAGGCTCCTACCACAGCACTTCAAAAATTCTCTTTGACCGCAAAGGCAAAATGGCGGTCCTTTCGGACACGGTCTTTGAAAATTCCAAGCGCGACGAAATCAGGAGGCGTGTCGATACGACGGTCTCGATCAACGGTTACGAACACTGTATCATTTCGGCGTTCTATCGGGTGCGCACCATGGACCTTTCCGGCAAAAAAGACACTTACTTTTCTGCGGTCAGTGGCAAAAAGCGCTATTCGCTGCGGGTGATTATTCACGGCAAGGAAACGGTCGAAACAGACCTTGGCAAGTTTGACTGCATCAAGGTGGAACCGGTGCTGGGGGATGACGGCGCGTTCAAGGCTGCCGGAAGGCTCTTTATTTGGCTGACCGATGACGAAAGGCGCCTGCCAGTTTTGATGACCGTAAAAATTCCTATCGGCTCCATTCGAGGGGAATTGGTCCAATTTCGCCAAGGATTGTGA
- the dinD gene encoding DNA damage-inducible protein D, which translates to MAKKEIVTYSQQTFENIKHTDENGTEFWYARELQKALEYTEYGKFLPVIKKAIEACRKTGFDEGNHFAHVSEMVNIGSGAERKMDSYKLSRYACYLIVMNGDPRKEVIALGQTYFAVKTRQKEISDSAAQLSEDEKRLAIRDEVTIRNKFLDSSAKAAGVETPVDYAVFQNRGYQGLYNGLGMKDIHKRKGLKKNEQILDHMGATELAANLFRITQTDDKLRRENIKGKEKANDTHYAVGKKVRQTIAELGGAMPENLPTPKISAKKLKQERKKPLRRNDKLRLPFCWRQQNVYVIKNKDFC; encoded by the coding sequence ATGGCTAAAAAAGAAATTGTCACTTATTCTCAGCAGACGTTCGAGAATATCAAGCACACCGACGAAAATGGAACTGAATTCTGGTATGCAAGGGAATTGCAAAAAGCCTTAGAATATACCGAATATGGCAAGTTCTTACCCGTGATAAAAAAGGCTATCGAAGCATGTCGGAAAACCGGCTTTGATGAAGGAAACCATTTCGCCCACGTGAGCGAGATGGTCAATATCGGAAGTGGTGCAGAAAGAAAAATGGATAGCTACAAGCTTTCCCGTTACGCTTGCTACCTGATTGTGATGAACGGAGACCCTCGCAAAGAAGTGATTGCCCTGGGTCAAACATATTTTGCTGTTAAAACCCGGCAGAAGGAAATTTCGGACTCTGCGGCACAGCTTTCGGAAGACGAAAAGCGCTTGGCCATTCGCGACGAAGTGACTATTCGCAACAAATTCCTCGACAGTTCTGCAAAGGCGGCCGGTGTTGAAACGCCTGTGGATTACGCCGTGTTCCAGAATCGTGGTTACCAGGGACTCTATAACGGCTTGGGGATGAAGGATATCCACAAACGCAAAGGACTCAAGAAAAACGAGCAAATACTGGACCACATGGGAGCTACAGAGCTTGCAGCAAATCTTTTCCGCATTACACAAACAGATGACAAACTCCGTCGCGAAAACATCAAGGGCAAGGAGAAGGCAAACGATACACATTATGCCGTAGGTAAAAAAGTCCGCCAGACGATTGCTGAACTTGGCGGAGCAATGCCCGAAAATCTCCCCACGCCCAAAATCAGTGCCAAAAAGTTGAAACAGGAACGTAAAAAGCCATTGCGAAGAAATGACAAACTACGGCTCCCATTTTGTTGGCGCCAACAAAATGTTTATGTCATTAAAAACAAGGATTTTTGCTAA
- a CDS encoding GatB/YqeY domain-containing protein yields the protein MADSLVKAESPLLQEILADIKAAMKAHDSVTLEVLRTLHSDIKNVAINAKKDVTDDIVLDVLAKSIKQRNESIEMLRKGGREENAQEEEKTLAVYQKYLPKQLSEDEVKALIEEIKAQVGAQGPKDMGKIMKELTPKTKGRFDGRRVSDLVKAALA from the coding sequence ATGGCAGATTCTCTCGTTAAGGCAGAAAGCCCTCTTCTTCAAGAAATTTTGGCAGACATCAAGGCGGCGATGAAGGCACATGATTCGGTCACGCTCGAAGTCCTTCGTACCCTCCATTCCGACATCAAGAATGTGGCGATCAATGCAAAGAAAGATGTGACAGATGACATCGTCCTCGATGTTCTCGCCAAGAGCATCAAGCAGCGTAACGAATCAATCGAAATGCTCCGCAAGGGCGGCCGTGAAGAAAACGCTCAGGAAGAAGAAAAGACTCTCGCCGTTTACCAGAAGTATCTCCCGAAGCAGCTCTCGGAAGATGAAGTAAAGGCCCTGATCGAAGAGATCAAGGCCCAGGTTGGAGCTCAGGGCCCCAAGGACATGGGGAAGATCATGAAGGAACTTACCCCGAAGACGAAAGGCCGATTCGACGGTCGTCGCGTGAGCGATCTCGTGAAAGCAGCTCTTGCTTAA
- a CDS encoding terminase gpP N-terminus-related DNA-binding protein — MSRKTTDTTLRDSFLERIKKPGCPSVKTIAEEMNLPKATLYSWIAAERQRKRQGVSMSKKSAKRSALTKFSLVAKSEGMTPEELEKFCAENGVSFAELQSWRDLSLSAMENSGDGNVMSVKQHEDEVAKLKAELARKEKALAEAAALLILQKKTSAILGPEK; from the coding sequence ATGTCCAGAAAAACTACCGATACAACACTCAGGGATTCATTTCTTGAGCGAATAAAGAAGCCGGGATGCCCGTCTGTCAAGACCATCGCCGAAGAAATGAACCTGCCAAAAGCTACATTGTACTCATGGATTGCTGCGGAACGGCAACGCAAACGTCAGGGAGTCTCCATGAGCAAGAAATCGGCAAAAAGATCCGCACTCACCAAGTTCAGCCTCGTCGCAAAATCTGAGGGCATGACACCAGAGGAACTCGAAAAGTTCTGTGCCGAAAACGGGGTTTCTTTTGCGGAACTCCAGTCCTGGAGAGACCTTTCTCTTTCCGCAATGGAGAACTCTGGTGACGGAAACGTGATGTCCGTAAAACAGCATGAGGATGAAGTTGCCAAGCTCAAGGCGGAACTTGCACGCAAGGAAAAAGCACTTGCCGAAGCAGCCGCACTCCTGATTCTTCAAAAAAAAACTTCGGCAATATTGGGACCGGAAAAGTAG
- a CDS encoding PIN domain-containing protein has product MPENVGLNGLTDLVVNTDGSPLKFVLFHNSTNKINLSLTQLKDFGYALSEGRVELVELAIPEKMTKKQAENALDFYIAFYMGQVMPREPFNSHCVILSKDHDYDPLVLHVQKQFGEDRCERVESYEELAKRLGLIAKPQEAKKVVAPKKPAPQPAKATKKATPQKAFDLQKALEKAKANLKGISKNPPTTKAKLQKTLKNWFATEKLTDANIQSLIDSLQNAGFLELSKTNQVKYK; this is encoded by the coding sequence TTGCCGGAAAATGTCGGGCTGAACGGCCTGACCGACCTTGTCGTGAATACGGACGGCTCTCCGCTAAAGTTCGTGCTGTTCCACAATTCCACGAACAAGATAAATCTTTCGCTTACGCAGCTGAAGGATTTCGGCTACGCCCTGAGCGAGGGCCGCGTCGAACTTGTGGAACTTGCGATTCCCGAGAAGATGACCAAGAAACAGGCCGAAAACGCGCTCGACTTCTACATCGCCTTTTACATGGGCCAAGTGATGCCCCGCGAACCGTTCAACAGCCATTGCGTGATTCTTTCGAAGGATCATGACTATGACCCGCTCGTTCTGCACGTGCAAAAGCAGTTCGGCGAAGATCGCTGCGAACGCGTGGAATCGTACGAGGAACTGGCGAAACGCCTGGGGCTAATCGCAAAGCCTCAAGAAGCGAAAAAGGTCGTTGCGCCCAAGAAGCCCGCTCCGCAACCGGCGAAGGCCACGAAGAAGGCTACGCCACAAAAGGCCTTTGACTTGCAAAAGGCTCTCGAAAAGGCGAAGGCGAATCTGAAGGGCATTTCAAAGAATCCGCCCACCACCAAGGCCAAGTTGCAGAAGACGCTAAAGAACTGGTTCGCCACAGAAAAGCTGACCGACGCAAATATTCAAAGCCTGATAGACTCCCTCCAAAACGCAGGTTTCCTGGAACTCTCGAAAACCAATCAGGTTAAGTATAAATGA
- the rpiA gene encoding ribose-5-phosphate isomerase RpiA translates to MADLNELKKAAGVRAANMIESGMTVGLGTGSTAAYMVERLGERIQTEGLKVTAVSTSWSTTLQCRKLGIPLIDLGEATHLDIAIDGADEIDPAKNLIKGRGAAHLLEKIVASMAENYIIIADSGKKVQTLGEKFAVPLEILPNAIGSVTYKVTKLGATLAVRMGAPGKDGPVISDSGNLIADAKFGPIADPAKLDFELNKIPGLLGHGLFIGMANKVILAAPNGLEEF, encoded by the coding sequence ATGGCTGACTTAAACGAACTCAAGAAAGCAGCAGGCGTCCGCGCCGCTAACATGATCGAATCCGGCATGACCGTTGGACTCGGCACAGGCAGCACGGCCGCTTACATGGTAGAACGTCTCGGCGAACGCATCCAGACCGAAGGTCTGAAGGTGACCGCCGTCAGCACCAGCTGGAGCACCACGCTTCAGTGCCGCAAGCTCGGCATTCCCCTGATCGACCTCGGCGAAGCGACCCACTTGGACATCGCAATCGATGGAGCAGACGAAATCGATCCGGCAAAGAACCTGATCAAGGGCCGCGGCGCCGCCCACCTCCTCGAAAAGATCGTCGCCTCCATGGCAGAAAATTACATCATCATCGCGGACTCGGGCAAAAAAGTGCAGACCCTCGGCGAAAAATTCGCCGTTCCTCTCGAAATTCTTCCGAACGCCATCGGATCGGTTACTTACAAAGTAACAAAACTCGGTGCAACGCTCGCCGTCCGCATGGGAGCTCCGGGCAAAGATGGTCCGGTCATCAGCGACTCCGGAAACCTGATTGCCGACGCAAAGTTCGGCCCGATTGCAGACCCGGCAAAGCTCGACTTTGAATTAAATAAAATACCCGGGCTTTTGGGCCACGGGTTATTCATCGGAATGGCGAACAAAGTAATCCTTGCCGCGCCAAACGGACTGGAAGAATTCTAA
- the purD gene encoding phosphoribosylamine--glycine ligase gives MNILVVGSGGREHAIALAVKKSPLCDTLVCAPGNPGMANLGKCVPVDVADPKAIADLAVAEKIDLAVIGPEIPLVAGVVDEFRRRGLRAFGPTAAAAALEGSKAFSKDIMKKYNVPTAAFETFTDLASAKKFLAEHPAPIVVKASGLAAGKGAIVCMTDKEANDAVEEMLGDKAVFGESGKTVVIEEFMDGEEASIFVVCDGKDYVILSSAQDHKRVFDDDKGPNTGGMGAYSPAPVVTDALLDEVKKTIIEPTLKGMAAEGKPYTGVLYVGIMVTAKGPKVVEYNCRLGDPECQIVLPLYDGDVLALFDAAEKGELAKLGVPKAPKGSSAIVVLASKGYPGSYEKGKVVTGIEEAEKNGAQVLHAGTKMVDGKLVTNGGRVFGVVGHGETLQAALDIAYEAAEKVQFEGKFYRKDIGKKGLARLAKMGK, from the coding sequence ATGAATATTCTCGTCGTTGGTAGCGGTGGTCGCGAACATGCCATCGCTCTTGCAGTCAAGAAGTCGCCGCTGTGCGACACTCTCGTGTGCGCTCCGGGCAACCCGGGCATGGCAAACCTCGGCAAGTGCGTGCCGGTGGATGTGGCCGACCCGAAGGCAATCGCTGACCTCGCGGTTGCCGAAAAGATTGACCTCGCGGTCATCGGCCCCGAAATTCCGCTGGTCGCTGGCGTAGTGGATGAATTCCGCCGTCGCGGGCTCCGCGCTTTCGGCCCGACTGCGGCTGCTGCCGCGCTCGAAGGCTCCAAGGCTTTCAGCAAGGATATCATGAAGAAGTATAACGTGCCGACGGCAGCCTTCGAGACCTTCACCGATCTCGCCTCCGCCAAGAAGTTCCTCGCAGAACACCCGGCTCCGATTGTGGTGAAGGCGTCGGGCCTCGCTGCGGGCAAGGGCGCCATCGTCTGCATGACCGACAAGGAAGCGAACGATGCTGTGGAAGAAATGCTCGGCGACAAGGCGGTCTTCGGCGAATCCGGCAAGACGGTCGTGATTGAAGAATTCATGGACGGCGAAGAAGCCTCCATCTTCGTGGTTTGCGACGGCAAGGACTATGTGATTCTCTCTTCTGCCCAGGACCACAAGCGCGTCTTTGACGACGACAAGGGCCCAAACACTGGCGGAATGGGCGCCTACAGCCCGGCTCCGGTGGTGACGGACGCTCTCCTCGACGAAGTGAAGAAGACGATTATTGAACCGACTCTCAAGGGCATGGCCGCCGAAGGCAAGCCCTACACGGGCGTGCTCTACGTGGGCATCATGGTGACTGCGAAGGGCCCGAAGGTCGTGGAATACAACTGCCGTCTCGGCGACCCTGAATGCCAGATTGTGCTTCCGCTTTACGACGGCGATGTGCTCGCGTTGTTCGACGCTGCCGAAAAGGGTGAACTCGCGAAACTCGGTGTCCCGAAGGCCCCGAAGGGCAGTTCCGCCATCGTCGTGCTCGCAAGCAAGGGTTATCCGGGCTCTTACGAAAAGGGCAAGGTCGTGACGGGTATCGAAGAAGCCGAAAAGAACGGCGCCCAGGTGCTCCATGCCGGTACCAAGATGGTAGACGGCAAGCTGGTCACGAACGGTGGCCGCGTGTTCGGCGTGGTGGGTCATGGCGAAACGCTCCAGGCCGCTCTCGACATCGCTTACGAAGCCGCCGAGAAGGTTCAGTTCGAAGGCAAGTTCTACCGCAAGGACATCGGCAAGAAGGGACTCGCCCGTCTCGCCAAGATGGGTAAATAA
- a CDS encoding IS3 family transposase — protein MLAAIEEAIQNGARLSKACDVIGLCERRYRRWRRNVADNRGGYRENNSQRLSLEETASIIENFTREEYRNLPLNIAHAKLMDQGIYIASPSTCERVMKAYYQGIGRVADRNIVRRKRPEYSAKGPNQVWCWDITWLHSEVTGKYYYLYLIIDMYSRYIVGWSLHTKEDGKLAEMLFAETLQKYYPGENVSLLVHADNGKPMRSKDLKSLFEKLHVMSSHSRPHTSNDNAFAESIFATMKSRVVYPEYFMTIEDAERFVVEFVDWYNNEHLHSGLDLLPPCAVHFGYHQEILDRRNALLERSRELHPERFGGRRKFYKIDETVSLKHRIHLQKAV, from the coding sequence ATCCTTGCGGCCATCGAGGAGGCTATCCAAAATGGCGCAAGGCTTTCCAAGGCGTGCGATGTAATCGGTCTTTGCGAACGTCGTTACAGGCGCTGGCGAAGGAATGTTGCGGACAACCGAGGTGGCTATCGTGAAAACAATTCACAACGGCTTTCCCTGGAAGAAACAGCCTCGATTATCGAAAACTTTACGAGGGAAGAATACCGTAACCTCCCGTTGAATATCGCCCATGCAAAGCTTATGGATCAAGGAATCTACATTGCTTCGCCGTCGACTTGCGAACGCGTTATGAAAGCTTATTATCAAGGCATAGGCAGAGTCGCCGACCGCAATATTGTGCGGCGTAAACGGCCTGAATATTCAGCGAAAGGACCGAACCAGGTCTGGTGTTGGGACATTACCTGGCTCCATTCCGAAGTGACCGGGAAGTACTATTACCTCTACTTGATTATCGACATGTATTCGAGGTACATCGTCGGATGGAGTCTGCATACAAAAGAAGATGGAAAACTGGCGGAGATGCTCTTTGCGGAGACTCTACAAAAATATTACCCCGGCGAAAACGTATCTCTGTTGGTCCATGCGGACAACGGGAAACCCATGCGCAGCAAGGATCTTAAATCTTTGTTTGAAAAGCTGCACGTGATGTCAAGCCATAGCCGGCCGCATACGAGTAACGACAACGCCTTTGCCGAGAGCATTTTTGCTACGATGAAAAGTCGTGTGGTATATCCGGAATACTTCATGACTATCGAGGACGCAGAACGATTTGTCGTGGAATTTGTGGACTGGTACAACAACGAACATCTGCACTCCGGACTGGATTTGCTGCCGCCGTGCGCCGTTCATTTTGGCTACCACCAGGAGATTCTCGACCGCAGAAATGCGTTGCTGGAAAGGTCCAGGGAACTGCATCCTGAACGCTTTGGGGGAAGGAGAAAGTTCTACAAAATTGATGAAACCGTCAGCCTAAAACATCGAATCCACTTGCAAAAAGCAGTATGA
- the rimO gene encoding 30S ribosomal protein S12 methylthiotransferase RimO encodes MKHPRIFAAQLGCAKNQVDGEHMLAELYSAGFVSTENAEKADFLLINTCGFIEDAKTESINTVLSFIEAKKPSQKLIVTGCLSGRYMEELPKEMPEVDYWLGTYEPGKILKVLGLGEKASGTENLARLNLGDYKHHAYLKVAEGCDRRCAFCAIPNIRGKQISFSIESIIQEAKELEAQGVQELTLIAQDTTFYGHDQGCKTGPSLAKLLKAVLKETNIPWIRTLYWYPEFIDDELLDLMANEPRICKYVDMPIQHASSHVLKLMRRSYNQQSLRKMLTDIRTKIPGVTLRTTVLVGFPGETQEDFEELMQLIQDVRFEHLGGFVFSPEEGTPAMKLKEEPVPEELARARLDAIQDLQEEISSEANEALIGKEVKVLIDEVAEESDYHFIGRTEGNSLDSDDIVKIVEGDANPGEFYMVKIIDAEPHELIGRIVSHA; translated from the coding sequence TTGAAACATCCCCGCATTTTTGCCGCACAACTCGGTTGTGCAAAAAACCAGGTTGATGGCGAACACATGCTTGCCGAGCTCTACTCGGCAGGTTTTGTATCGACAGAAAACGCCGAAAAAGCGGATTTTTTGCTCATCAACACCTGTGGTTTTATTGAAGACGCCAAGACCGAATCCATCAACACGGTCCTATCCTTTATCGAAGCGAAGAAGCCTTCCCAAAAGCTTATCGTTACAGGCTGCCTATCGGGCCGTTACATGGAAGAACTTCCCAAGGAAATGCCCGAAGTGGACTACTGGCTCGGCACGTACGAGCCCGGGAAAATTCTGAAGGTCCTTGGACTCGGCGAAAAGGCGAGCGGCACAGAAAACCTCGCCCGCCTGAACCTGGGCGATTACAAGCATCACGCCTATCTGAAGGTTGCCGAAGGCTGTGACCGCCGTTGCGCGTTCTGCGCGATCCCGAACATCCGCGGAAAGCAGATTTCGTTCTCGATCGAGAGCATCATCCAGGAAGCGAAGGAACTCGAAGCTCAAGGCGTGCAGGAACTCACGCTCATTGCGCAAGACACCACGTTCTACGGGCACGATCAGGGATGCAAAACGGGGCCGTCCCTCGCCAAACTTTTGAAGGCGGTTCTTAAGGAAACAAACATTCCTTGGATCCGCACGCTCTACTGGTATCCGGAATTCATCGACGATGAGCTTTTAGACTTGATGGCAAACGAACCGCGCATTTGCAAATACGTCGACATGCCGATTCAACACGCCAGTTCGCACGTCCTTAAACTGATGCGACGCAGCTATAATCAGCAGTCGCTCCGCAAAATGCTGACCGACATTCGCACCAAGATTCCAGGCGTAACGCTCCGCACGACCGTTCTCGTCGGTTTCCCCGGCGAAACGCAGGAAGACTTTGAAGAACTGATGCAGCTGATTCAGGACGTGCGCTTTGAACACCTGGGCGGATTCGTCTTTAGCCCAGAAGAAGGCACTCCGGCGATGAAGCTTAAAGAAGAACCGGTTCCAGAAGAACTGGCCCGTGCACGTCTGGACGCCATTCAAGACCTGCAGGAAGAGATTTCTTCCGAAGCAAACGAAGCCTTGATTGGCAAGGAAGTCAAAGTTTTGATCGACGAAGTCGCCGAAGAAAGCGATTACCACTTTATCGGCAGAACCGAAGGCAACTCGCTTGATTCCGACGACATCGTGAAAATCGTGGAAGGCGACGCCAATCCGGGAGAATTCTACATGGTGAAGATCATCGATGCAGAACCGCATGAACTAATCGGACGCATCGTTTCTCACGCCTAA
- a CDS encoding SPOR domain-containing protein — translation MNIFKFSVIAGSAIFGMTLAGCSSEDDVVPEIKPAKKAEAPAPVPEATVPASDANSMPELQSIESLSADASAAEGTFKTTGPVVQPSSEGAVVIQVSIQPSKSAANAVLKKLEEKGIKGYLAQVENPGELEGTYYRVRVGYFKKIEDAKAYGKSALEPLEFAWWIDNKANDTVGSPESSDVTNSNTTSGSYLNPEPMETTKYSTEVESSSSEVVESSSSEAAPVEAPAPVAEATAPAAEPVAEPTAPAPAPAAEAAPVQPAEEVYDDWE, via the coding sequence GTGAATATTTTCAAGTTCTCCGTGATTGCAGGTTCCGCAATTTTCGGTATGACGCTTGCTGGTTGCAGCAGCGAAGACGATGTCGTCCCCGAAATCAAACCGGCTAAAAAAGCCGAAGCCCCTGCACCCGTTCCAGAAGCAACGGTACCCGCAAGCGATGCGAATTCCATGCCGGAGCTCCAGTCGATTGAATCTCTTTCCGCTGACGCTTCTGCCGCCGAAGGCACATTCAAAACCACCGGCCCTGTTGTCCAGCCAAGTTCTGAAGGCGCCGTTGTCATCCAGGTGAGTATTCAGCCGTCCAAGAGCGCCGCAAACGCCGTTCTGAAGAAATTAGAAGAAAAGGGCATCAAAGGATACCTCGCCCAGGTCGAAAATCCGGGAGAACTCGAAGGCACCTATTACCGTGTCCGCGTTGGCTACTTCAAGAAGATCGAAGACGCCAAGGCATACGGCAAGTCCGCTCTCGAACCTCTGGAATTCGCCTGGTGGATCGACAACAAGGCTAATGATACCGTAGGTTCTCCGGAATCCAGCGACGTTACCAATTCCAACACCACCTCCGGTTCGTATTTGAACCCGGAACCGATGGAAACAACCAAGTACTCCACCGAAGTCGAATCTTCTTCATCTGAAGTTGTCGAATCTTCTTCCTCCGAAGCCGCTCCTGTCGAAGCACCGGCTCCTGTTGCAGAAGCGACGGCCCCTGCTGCAGAACCTGTAGCGGAACCGACCGCACCTGCGCCAGCCCCTGCTGCAGAAGCCGCCCCGGTTCAACCGGCAGAAGAAGTCTACGACGACTGGGAATAA
- a CDS encoding ATP-binding protein, with product MIQRKIDNYLADFYAKHKNALLVTGARQIGKTSSIREFGRTHFKHFVEINFLESPAAKSVFESADRSNILLRLSAYAETKLVKGETLIFLDEIQECPEAVTAIKFLVEDGSYRYILSGSLLGVELKDVRSLPVGFLTIKEMFPLDFEEFARAVGVQVGVLDSVRAAFENKVEVDSVIHEKMMEIFRLYMVVGGMPAAVAEYLESNNIQNILEIQQDIIELYKKDIAKYDPENKLYLNEIFDLIPPELNNQNKRFILKKLNENIKFSRHENSFIWLKEAGVALPVYNVDEPKIPLLLSRSRNLFKLFLNDVGLLTCQYANGIQLKILNGENAINFGSVYENVAAMELKAHGFDLYYFNSKKQGELDFVIERNGRILPIEIKSGKDYKRHNALKNVLETTNYAIQEAVVFCNDNVCVKGKVLYCPIYMLMFLKNEEIDLGTYKVDLRGLAKRANRSK from the coding sequence ATGATTCAACGTAAAATCGACAACTATTTGGCTGATTTCTATGCAAAGCACAAGAACGCGTTGCTTGTGACCGGGGCCAGGCAAATCGGCAAGACCAGTTCCATTCGGGAGTTCGGAAGGACGCATTTCAAGCATTTTGTAGAAATCAACTTTCTTGAATCTCCGGCAGCCAAGTCCGTATTCGAGAGCGCCGATCGCTCGAACATCCTTTTGCGCCTGTCGGCCTACGCCGAAACAAAATTGGTCAAGGGCGAAACCCTGATTTTCTTGGACGAGATTCAGGAATGCCCCGAAGCGGTTACTGCAATCAAGTTTCTGGTCGAGGACGGGTCTTACCGTTATATTCTGAGCGGCTCGCTTCTGGGTGTTGAACTCAAGGACGTCCGTTCCCTTCCTGTCGGTTTTTTGACCATCAAGGAAATGTTCCCTCTGGATTTCGAGGAATTTGCGAGGGCCGTGGGTGTCCAGGTCGGAGTCCTGGATTCGGTACGAGCCGCTTTCGAGAACAAGGTAGAAGTTGATTCTGTCATCCACGAAAAGATGATGGAGATTTTCCGCCTGTACATGGTTGTGGGCGGCATGCCCGCTGCAGTTGCCGAGTATCTGGAATCAAACAACATCCAGAACATATTGGAAATCCAGCAAGACATCATCGAGTTGTACAAGAAGGACATTGCCAAGTACGACCCGGAAAACAAGCTTTACCTGAACGAAATTTTTGACCTGATTCCGCCGGAACTGAATAACCAGAACAAGAGATTCATTCTAAAAAAATTGAACGAGAACATCAAGTTTTCCCGTCACGAAAATTCCTTTATCTGGTTAAAAGAAGCGGGGGTGGCTCTCCCCGTTTACAATGTGGATGAACCCAAAATTCCGTTGCTCCTTTCGCGCTCGCGCAACTTGTTTAAACTGTTCTTGAACGACGTCGGACTCCTTACTTGCCAATACGCGAACGGGATTCAGCTGAAAATCTTGAACGGTGAAAACGCCATCAATTTCGGTTCCGTTTATGAGAATGTGGCCGCGATGGAACTGAAAGCGCACGGATTCGATCTTTATTATTTCAATAGTAAAAAACAAGGCGAACTGGATTTTGTCATTGAACGGAATGGACGCATACTCCCCATAGAAATCAAGTCGGGCAAGGATTACAAACGGCACAATGCCTTAAAGAACGTCTTGGAAACAACAAATTACGCCATTCAAGAGGCCGTCGTTTTCTGCAACGACAATGTCTGCGTCAAAGGGAAAGTCTTGTATTGTCCCATCTACATGCTGATGTTCCTGAAAAACGAAGAAATTGATTTGGGAACATACAAAGTAGATTTACGCGGGCTGGCCAAACGTGCTAATCGCAGCAAATAA
- the rpsU gene encoding 30S ribosomal protein S21, whose translation MIGVVVKPNEPFERALKRFTKSCEKNGIISDVKKRQRYEKPSEEKKRVETAARRKRLKELADANRKRLY comes from the coding sequence ATGATCGGTGTCGTAGTTAAGCCTAATGAACCTTTCGAACGCGCTCTCAAGCGTTTCACTAAGTCTTGCGAAAAGAACGGAATCATTTCTGACGTGAAGAAGCGTCAGCGCTATGAAAAGCCGTCCGAAGAAAAGAAGCGTGTTGAAACCGCTGCTCGTCGCAAGCGTTTGAAAGAACTCGCTGACGCAAACCGCAAGCGTCTCTACTAA
- the purE gene encoding 5-(carboxyamino)imidazole ribonucleotide mutase encodes MQINEVPNAKVGIVAGSKSDQETVDKITAVLDSFGIVWEYNILSAHRTPNATAKYAREAAGRGLQVLIGVAGLAAALPGVLAGHTILPVIGLPCAGGPLNGVDALHSIVQMPPGIPVATVGIGNGKNAGYLAAHIVATSDPAVREKLIAYRKSLGDI; translated from the coding sequence ATGCAGATTAATGAAGTTCCGAATGCAAAGGTCGGTATCGTTGCGGGTAGCAAGTCCGACCAGGAAACTGTAGACAAGATCACCGCGGTGCTCGACAGCTTCGGCATCGTGTGGGAATACAACATCCTCTCGGCACACCGCACCCCGAACGCCACCGCGAAGTATGCTCGCGAAGCCGCCGGGCGAGGCCTCCAGGTTCTCATCGGTGTCGCTGGCCTCGCTGCAGCCCTTCCGGGCGTGCTCGCAGGGCACACGATCCTTCCGGTCATTGGCTTGCCCTGCGCCGGCGGCCCGCTCAACGGCGTCGATGCCCTGCACAGCATTGTGCAGATGCCCCCGGGAATCCCGGTGGCAACAGTCGGCATCGGCAACGGCAAGAATGCCGGTTACCTCGCCGCCCACATCGTCGCCACCTCCGACCCGGCAGTCCGCGAGAAGCTCATCGCCTACCGCAAGAGTCTTGGTGATATTTAA